The following DNA comes from Meles meles chromosome 8, mMelMel3.1 paternal haplotype, whole genome shotgun sequence.
GGCCCTAGACCGGGACCTTTGCATCTTAGCTCCGCGTGTTTTCGAATTCCTAGGGTCCTGGAGGTTCAGGTGCGCGGTTTAGTGTTCCTCCCCGGTCTCTAGATTTTCTCCTGGGTAGAAGTGACCAGGAGGCACTGGGCCGCCAGGGCTCGATTTCCAGCCGCTCCACCGAcatactgtgtgaccttgggctaggCAGTGTCCcctttctggacctcagtttccacGTCTGTGAGATGGGGTGGTTGAGCGCACTGAGGCCAGTGAGCGGTGCCAGCCCCATGTCTTACGATTCCTCCGCATCCTCCACTCCCTTGGGATGGGAAATGGAACGGGACGGGTGGAAGCTGACGGTGGTGTCTGCTCCCAGGACTAGGAGGCCGGAAGGAGCTCTCTTCCACGGTGCAGGGCTGAGATGGATCCGCTCAGGGCCCAGCAGCTGGCTGCGGAGCTGGAGGTAGAGATGATGGCTGATATGTACAACAGGTAAGGGCCAACAGTGCGCTCCCTTGTCTTTGAGAATGATCCTAAGTCACCCTCTCTGGAGTGCCTTTCGGAGGGTACCCGCCCGCACCTGCACTTCTCCTGGTTGAGGGCTAGTGCGGATGCAGTATGGGGTCACTAGACCAAGTTGGACATCTAGATTGGGATGCAGTTGGCGAGCAAGTAGCTGAGCAGGAAGAGAAGCACCAGTCCAAGCTCTGGTCGGGTTCCAGACAAAGTTGAGCGTTTGCCTTTGTGCCAAAAAGCACATAGCCCACTTAGTAGttaacatttcttaaattcttaCTCCACCTCAGGCACATGCTGAGAGTTTACAtgccttaaacttttttttttttaagatcttatttatttatttgacagagagagatcacaagtaggcagagaggcaggcagagagagaggggggaagcaggcttcccgctgagcagagagcccaatgtggggctccatcccaggaccttgagaccagggcctgagccaaaggcagagactttaacccactaagccacccaggcgcctctgccTTAAACTTTTTTAAGCTTCAAAGTGATCGCCTGGGTCAATTTTAGTTGTCCCATTCTaaggtgaggacactgaggcttctagaggttaagtaactttcccaggGCTCACAGCTGGTCAGTAGCAATGTCAGGACCAGTACCTCCGTTCAACTCCAAGCTAGTGCCCACAACCATTCGGCAGATTTGGGAACAAATTGTAACTGCTCTAGTCACCCCTGGTTTGGCCTAGGGCAGGTTACTTGGACTGTTTGGTGGTTTTCCCAGCTATAAAATGgaggtagggatgcctgggtggctctgttggttgttCAGTGCACGTTGTGATCTTAGGATcgcaggatcaagccccaccttgggttctgcgctcatcagggagccttcttgagattcttcctctgcACCCGCACACTCATGCCCCTGcacatgttttctctctccctgtcaaagaaataaataataataaatctttctaaaaataaataaaatggacataGTAATGGTACCTACCTTGTCCTTGTGGAGACATTGTAGATGTTATGTGTAAAAACGTATGACAAGCTTTTAGTATTAAGCCCAATACACAGTAAGTAGTCCACACCTGTTTGCTGTTTTTATTGCCTTAAGCCCCCTGGTATTTTCTCTTGATGGTTTATCTTGAAGGCTGTATATTAGAATACTTCCaaaccttttttaagatttttatttatttatgacagataGTGAGGGTGGGGACACAAGCACGtggaagctggagagggagaataaggctccccactgagcagggagcccgatatggggcttgatcctaggacgctgggaccatgacctgagccgaaggcagatgcccaatgaccgagccacccagacaccccacttccaaatattttaaataatttaaaaatgcaggcTGTGAGGTCAGACTCTGGGGTTTCATATCCCGGCTTTACATGGTCCTGAGGCTTTCCATGCCgtaatttccttatctgtaaaatggggataatgattgTGCCTACATCATCGGGTTATTGTAATGACAGCATGATAAGCCATCTCAAGCACTTAGCATGATGCCTGGAACATAGCCAGTACTCAACTAATGGTTCCTATTTAAATAAACCTGGGCTCAGATAGGCGAGCATTCTCAAGGACCCTTTAATACGGTTGAGATGCGAACTGCCTTCCTGGGAGATGAAATCAGCACAGCAGGACAGGAATGATGGAGAGATCTGATATGCCTCTGGATGCTGCTGACCTGACcttgcccttcctccccacccagaaTGACCAGTGCCTGCCACCGGAAGTGTGTGCCTCCCCACTACAAAGAAGCAGAACTGTCCAAGGGCGAGTCTGTGTGCCTGGACCGGTGTGTCTCCAAGTACCTGGACATCCACGAGCGGATGGGCAAGAAGCTGACAGAGTTGTCTATGCAGGATGAAGAGCTGATGAAGAGGGTGCAGCAGAGCTCCGGGCCTGTGTGAGGCCCTAGACAGAGTACACCTCAAGGTGcgccctgccccttcccacttgTCCAATAAAAGTGCCCCCACTGGGTGTCAGCTATGAAGACTGCCGGGCCTTGGCTCCCTCGGGAGAGCCTCCAGGAGCCCAGAGTATGGTAGAGCTACTCTCCTGGTTGAAGAGGAGTATTTGTCACACTGCGATGTGACCGTCTgtgtacgtgtatgtgtgtgtgtatatatatatattaaaacagGTTTGTTGACACCAACTACATGGAAAGCAGTGTGCCTGGCACTTGCAAGCAGAGGCGGCAGCCTCAGCCTCTACCAGCAGAGGGAGTCTCATGTGTTTCAAAGCATAGACTGGTGCCATGTTCTGGGTTATACCCCAGGGCAGCCGCTTGCCCTGTGACCCTGAACATGTCACTTTACTGTGCTTTaacttcctcatctgtggaatggggaTAATCACAGGGCTGTGGCGAGGATTAAATGGTTTAATATGTGTCCAGCATGTGGAGTAATGGCTGGGACATAGGAAGTGCTCTGTAGATACGAGCTGTATACATGTGTTTCAATAAcaacctaaaatttaaatggagtCAGGCAGGCATTTTTCCAGATGTAAGGGAATAGAGGAGCGAGTGAACAGGAGATGGGAAGGAAGATTTGAGAAGGAAGTAGCCAACGCCTGGGTTCTAAGTGGCAATATCGAAACGTGACGGGGCCAGCTTCATGTGTGATGTGAGTGATCCAGGGAGGGGACTGAGCGAAAATGCTGCCGTTCACCGTTCACCTGAAACAGGGACTGCGCTCCTCACTCTTCATACAATATCCCATCTAGCTCTTTCCGCCATCTTTCTGGGCTGCCATAATGGTGCACACGAGTGTCCTAGCAGTTGTTTGCAAGAGCATTAATGCTGAAAAGAAAGGCAAACACCAGGTTCTTGTCAGGCCATGCCCCAGAGTCCTCGTCTGGTTTCTGTGAAGATGAAGCATGGTTACCTTGGTGAATCTGAGATCACTGATGGTCTCAGAGGCTTGTGAACTTCATGGGCAGTTAAACAGGTGTGGAGGGATCAGCTCCAGATTTGGTGTGCAGCTCAAAGATCTAGAAAACTGGTCGAATAATCTTCCGTCCTGCCAGTTTGGTTTCATTGTATTAACAGTCTCAGCTGGCATCGTGGCCCATGgagaaacaagatgaaaacaCATGGGAGGGAGAATCCTGGGGTTCTTTTTCTCCAGATGTAATGCATGCAGATAAAACGCCTCAGTGGGGGAGAAGAGTCTGATCTAATCCACTCAGCTGGGCTAAGGGGCCCTGTTAGACAGTGGAGGCCCATAGCCATGGTTGCTTGTCGGAGGTCTCACGAGAGGAGCGAGGGTCTGTCTCCCTGAGGAGACCACTGTCCCAAGTTCCTGAGTGTCCTGGAGAGCTGTGCGCCTTTCAGAACGTGTGGCTCACTCCCTCCAGGTGGGATTTTGGTTGATGTCAATGCCACTGTGGCAGTAATGCCTTCATAGTAGAGAGGTGGGTGTTGGGGACAGAACCTCACCAGGTCACTGGGCATGGGGTAAAGGAAGCACTATACGCAGTGAGTTGGAGCTTAGAAGTGCAGGCCCAGGGACTTTGGGGTGGCTCGGTCcgctgagcgtctgactcttgactcttgattttagctcgggtcacgatcttagggttgtgaggtcaagaggtcaagccctgccttggaccatgtgggggggcggggaaggaggcTCTGGAGGAGtccgcttaagattctccctcttcctctgctcctcccatcacctctctctccttctgtttaaaaaaagggggggggggcacctgggtggctcagtgggttaaagcctctgccttcggctcaggtcgtgatcccagggtcctgggatcaagccccgcttcgggttctctgctcaaaagggagcctgtttccacctttctctctgcctgcctctctgcctacttgtgatttctgtcaaataaataaataaaatctttaaaaaaaaaaaaaggtgcaggCCCAAGCCAGACCGCCTGTGGTGGAattttctagctgtgtgatcATGGGTGAGACATTTACCTGccgtgtgcctcagtttccccatccgtaACATGGTAGTAGTGGTACCCACCTCCTTGAATGAATGGTGTGAAAGTGGAAAGTGTTCATAACTGCAACCCTCAGGAAAGTGCCTGCCTCTGTCAGATTAAGTGCTCGGTAATGTTagcttgtgtgtttgtttgttattgCTGAGTTTGGTGTGAGAAGACAAGGGGTAGACCCTGGGCAAACTTAAGCCATGTGCACTGACCTtagtggcaggcagaaggtgaAGGCTCCTTTCTAGTACTGAAGTGCAAGCGTGTGTCGACAGGTGGCGCTGTCTGCTCGCAGGAGCAGCCTGGCAGCGGGCAATTCCACAAATGCCCGTTTGCCTCTTCTATGCAGGCGTcctgagagggagaagggaggggtgaGAAAGATAGATGTGGTGCCTGCCCGCGGGTTTAGCAAGGAACATCAAAAATTCTGAGAGCGCATAGCGGGAACATCTAGAAGGGGTGGTAGGAGCGGAGAGAAGAGGTTCCAGCTGGAGGGAATAGTACTTGCGAAGGCTTTGAAGTGGCAGAAAGTGTGGAGCATTCAAGAAAGAGCTTCAGTGCGCCTGGAGTGCCGAGTGTGAAGGGAGGTGGTGGTGAGAGATGAGCCTTGGGGGCTGGGCAGGCAGAGCTCCAAAAGAGCCTTGAAAAGCTGCGTTAAGGAGTTTGGATCTTCCCCTGCTGAGGGCAGCAGCAGAGCGTTGGAGGATGTAAACCCTGGCAGTGAAAGATCTGCTCTCCTGGCTGCCCGCTGGGTGGGTAGTGGAAGATGGCGGGAGGTACCAGTGAAGGGGAGAGGTGCCAGGGAGCCGGTGAGAACAGCTGTTCAGTTGCCTGGTGTGCTAAGAAGTGTATCACTTCGGTTAATCCTTGTAACAACTTGCAGGTGGGTACGGTTATTCTCACTTAGCAGATGAAGAAGCTGAACTCTGAAAAGGTAGTTaacttgctgaaggtcacacaACAGGCAAGGGACAGAAGCAGGGGTCCAGCTTATTCAGACAGCACATCCCACTTCTAACTATTGCTCTAGaattcggggggtggggggcacgctCTCTCAAGAGGTACACGTCAGCAATTTTGTACTtcattcaacaatatttattattGGCTGCTCCATGCAAAGAGCCACAGAAGGTATCCAAAGTGCATTTGCTCTGTCTCGGCTCTCATGAATATTGTGGGGAGCTGGAGGGGGTACAGGAGAGGTGGGACACACATACAAAGAGTGGCAGGATAGGTTAGGCTCTTTCTGCCATAGAGTGGAGTCCAAAACTCCTAATCCTAATGTATTTTTGCTAGGttaccatttttaaatcaggaaatgtCTCAAAAATCTGGATTTGactatttgacttttttttttttaaagatttatttatttgacagtgaaagagatagtgagagggaacaccagccggaggagtggaagagggagaagcaggcctcccacggaggagcagggagctcgatgtggggctcaatcccgggaccctttGGCAGAcacaaccactgagccacccaggcaccccagtatttgactttttttgaaagtttaaagTATCAGTCAGCCTCCATTTCTGCTTGGGAGCGGCCAAGGATGAGCAGCGAAACTCCCACTGCTGATTTCTTTCCTCATCCTCTGCTTGACCAGTAGGCATTTGGTCCTAACCTGCCCTGGGCTTTCAGGTGAGCCGGATGCTAGATGAGAAAAGATGTTGAAGTCCAGGGATAGGCGGACTCTAGGTGGCTCCCGGTGGTCCTGCCCCCAGCCAGGTGTTACTGGTACAGTCTGCTTCCCCCAAGTGTTCACTGGACCTACAGACTTGCTTCTAATAAACACCACAGCAGAGGCGACAGGATGCCATTTCCGAGGTTAAGGTACAAGAGATTGGAGTGGCCATCTTGTTAGTGGTCTCTCTCCTCTTGCTTACCACGAGGAAGCAAGCTTACGTCTTGTGAGCGGCCCTTTGAAGAGGCCTGTGTGGAAGGAACTGAGGGCAGCCTCGAACCGGCAAGGAACTCAGTCCCACCGACAGCCCCGTGATTGCTTCTGCTTCTCCAGATGACCGCAGCCCCTGCTGACACTTCCCAGCTCTGTGAGCCACCTTGGAAGCAGAGGACCCCTCTGAGCTGCACCCTGACTCTGACATACAGAAACCAAGATAACGGATGTTGTTTGAAACTGTTACATTGCGGGATAATTTGTTATGTAATCATCTCTAACCAATACATGGACAGATCTTACAGCTACTACAGTAGTCGGAGATTATGGTCTTTTCTACACCTTGATCCAGCATGGGCCAGCACCATTCCAGGCATTTGGGACGCATCACTGTACAAAACATAAAGATCCCTGCCCTCTTGGAACATGTATGCTAGTGGGGACAGTTTTGCATAGTAGAAGTCTGGGCTAGCAGTGCTGTTTTGAAGGAGAGAGCATTTTCAGTTCCTGGAGAGAGGTTTTTAACTGCTTTCAGGTCTCAAACCCCTCATGAAACTCCAACAGAAGCCATGGAtggttctttagaaaaatgtacaTGCACATAGAATTTTGCATACAATTTTAGGGATCATCATAAAAATGTTTGTGGGCTGACCGGAGGGGAGTTTCGTGATGAGCATTGTTTTAAGTGTTGGGGCAAAgagaaacaagataaaaaaaaaattggggagacATACTAAAGTCAGTTGCTTTTGCAGTTGTGGTACGTGCCACAGGAGATGTTCTGGAGCTATAGAAAGGAATGTGTCCCCAAGTCTGGGTGCTCAGAGAAGGATGTCTCCCAGAATGGGGTAGGTAAGTGAGATTTGAAGGATGAGTGGAATTTGGCCGGCAGGGGGCAGGTAGGTGGTAGGTTCTGTGTTAAGTGCCAGGAGGGTCCCTGCCCTCCGGCACACACAGTCCATTGGACGAAACACACATCTTGATGAGTCTCCTCAAAAGGAAACTCAGATACATAGATCACATAGCAAGGGGATTTATTGCTGGAATCAGGCAGGGAGCCTTTTTCCCCTGGGAAGTGACCATTAAGCCATAATCTGAAGGATTATTTAGATAGGCTCAGGCAGGGGAATGTTCCAGGCCCAGGAGAAACTTGAGATGGGAGAACATCGGGTGTTAATGGGCATGGAGAGGTCACCATGGTGAAAGCATAGAGAAGAGAGAGGCCAGAAGGGAGGCTGGGGCTGCAGGTAGGGCCCAGACGAACTTGGGAGTGTTGTCGGGAGTTTGTATATTCGCTCAAGGGTCATGGGAAGCTTGTAAGGGGAGGAGTCTGATCAAATCCCTGTTTCCGGAAGATCATTCTGAATGGACCATGGGGTCATGCGCACAGGTGGAATCAGAAAGGCCAGGTTGAgaggggcgcccggctggctcagttgctggagcatgtggctcttgatctggaggctgtgagtttgagccccatgttgggtgtagagatgacttaaaaataaaatcttaaaaaaaaaaaaaaaagccagattgAAAGGGTTGCCAGAGTGCAGGTGTAGCTGCTGATAACCTAGCTTCAGGAGGACAGTGGATGAAGACGAGAGATCTTTAACGATAGGGTCCACAGGCCCTCTAGTAGGTTGGATGTGGAAGATGAGGCAGGGAGCAAGTCGGGTAACTCCAGTTTTGTGGCTTAAGTGACCAGGTGGCAGGTGGCACTTTTACTGACACAGGCAACAACGGAGCAGAAGGGGGTTAGGGGAGAGGAAGGTCCTTTGTGGTCATTATTGGgcacttctcattttaaaaagatttttaaaaaaattttaagtaatctctatacccaacatggggctcgaactcagagCCCCCAGATCAAGTGTCGCACTTGatccaccaactgagtcagccaggtgccccccctgaCTATTTTAGAAGATCCAACATAGCTGGATCTTTCCAGCTGCATCCTCACACCACAGTCCCCTCATTCTGCAAGCTCCATCCATTCTGGCCCTCATTCAGCAAACTGACTGCCTCTGGCATCCTCCTGTGTGCACCGTGTCCTCCTCTTGGCGGGCTGATAAATCCTACTGATTCGGACATGGGAAGCTGTCTTCAGATCAGAGTGCAAGCACGCTGACCTCCGGTCTCCATCAGATCCCCTCCCCAGTGATATATTCGCATGGCACCCTACGTCTCTCTTCCTTAGCACCTCCTTTGGATGCAGTTACACCACCTGTGTACTCACTCGATTCCTCTATACCTCTGTCCCATTGGACTTTGCATTCTGAGGTAAGGTCTGTATCCTACTCACCATCGAATCCCTAGTGCCTGAAACAtgggaaggtgtgtgtgtgtttgagatataaattcacatatcataaaattaaatattttattttttaaaagatttcatttatttaagagagtgcgAGAGCACAAGACAGCCCAtaagcagggggacaggcagaaggaaaagcaggctccccaccgaataggtaccccaatgcaggactcgatcccaggacccccaggatcatgatttgagccaaaggcagttgcctaactgactgagccgcccgggcacccaaaatttaatattttaaagatttatatttattttttaatgtaatctctacactgaactggggctctaactcacaaccccaagatcgagagtcacatgctcccaCCAACGGAACCAGTCAGGCGCccccttctctttttaaagattaaaaaaattttttttgcataatCTTAAAAGTAGATAGTTTAGTGTAAAATTCAGTGGATTTTCGTGTATTCACAGAGTCGTACAACCATCACCCCTCTAACTGCACATTTTTGTTGCCCCAAGAAGAAACTTCACACCTACTAGCCATCACTTCCCATTTTTCCCTCCTCCAGTTCCTGGCAACCACGAATCCACGTCTGTCTCAGTGgctctgcctgttgtgggcatTTCATATAAGGGCAGTCACACAGTATGCTgctttttgtgtctggtttctttcactgcgCAGTGTCTACAGGGTTCTCCCATGTGGGCACAGCATGAATTGCTATGACCAAATACACTGTGTACTGGAGATGAG
Coding sequences within:
- the TIMM10 gene encoding mitochondrial import inner membrane translocase subunit Tim10 — its product is MDPLRAQQLAAELEVEMMADMYNRMTSACHRKCVPPHYKEAELSKGESVCLDRCVSKYLDIHERMGKKLTELSMQDEELMKRVQQSSGPV